TCTATACCAATTGGTATATTATATGTTGTTCGTGATAATGTTAGGTATGAACTAGTTTTTGTTCTGGACAATCAATTGTTGTGGTGAACCATTATTATTTAGTGGTATGATTTTGCTTAATTAAATCGTAGAAGGTGCATATTATTTTATCACATATTGAATCATTACCTTACAAGGGAAATGTCTGTAGTTGAATGGAAAGGCGTCTCATTTCAGAATTTCACTTAATTAGCTAGCTTAAGTGGATAGGTACAATGGTCTAGAGGTTGTTGATACTGTGAATGTATATACCTGTCTTGAAAGAGGAGACGATAGGGTGTTATTAAATTTTGGATTGAGTTTGGTACTGCGTCTTGCAAGATTAGATGATAGCAGTACCGTTATAAAAGTACTTATATTGTGAAGTCTCAAGGTTGTGTGTCTTGCAAGAGTAGACGATAACGCATACCTATTTTGATGATAAAACACCATAGgaccattatatatatattttaccaGGGTTTAGCTAGGgcccttaaaataaatataactttaGGATATTAGGCGTAGTAAAGAGTCTGGTTTGTGATATCatctatttaattttaatgattaattgattgatcaaatataatatatgtgaactgtatgtgtgtgtgtatatatatatatatatataaatatttatcattatgcttattgagtaggcagctcaccccttgccatgTTGAAATTTTCAGGCTAGGTTCAGAAGTTCTCCTATTTGCTAGATTTTCAGGTTTTTCCTGCATTCAGGCTGGCCAGCACAACGATCTCATTCCCATTAGCAAATTTTATAGACActcattatatttattatacTATTTGGatttgattatttgtttaaatttAAGTGAATATTACTGACAGGTTAAATTGTTTGGttggttaattaattctttgGTTATGAGATTTTGATAAACGGTAATAAATGAGGAGCCTTTATATAATTATGTTGGTGTTTTTGCTTAAATTATGATAATTGCTTAGTTTTCTATACGCCCCGGAACCGGGGTTACATTTAATGGTATCAGAGCGTCAGTTCTACGATTCCTAGGGAGTATTAGAGGTGGTATGACATTCTTAGGGTTAGAACCTGCCATAAACATGCATAGTTTAACATGAtacttaatattattattttcacattttagaATCATGTCATCTAATGGGAATGAGAATGCTGGCCAAGCATCTAGCGAAGGGTCTATAGGTCAGAGTGCACCCACCAGGCTAGGTGGAAACTCTTCATTAGGCGTACCTAACTTTGCACCAGCAATGCAACAATTCGTTGAAGCCATAGGCACAATGGCGGCTCAGTTACAAAATCAGTTTCAAAATGTACAAGCACATGCACCACTGGTTCCATCTTTTGACAGAAACTTAGAGGGCCTTAGAAGGTTGGGAGCTGAGACCTTTAAGGGGACCCTAGACCCCGAGGAAGCAGAACTTTGGCTTATAAAGGTTGAGGACGTGTTGAACTCAATGAACTGCCCTCTAGAGAGTAGAGTGAGGTACACTGTGACACTCCTGGCTGGTGATGCATTGATATGGTGGAAAGCAGTGATGAGGGGTAGAGATGATCAAGCAGTTACATGGGAGGATTTCAGGAATCTATTCAATGACAAGTACTGTTCTCAAGAATATCGAGATGAAAAACAGATGGAATTTATGAATCTAAAGCAGAACGAGATGTCAATAGCTGAGTATGAGAACCGTTTTGCTGCATTATCTCGGTATGCACCACTTATGACTGAAGATGAACGGTGTAGAAGATTTGAGCGCGGTCTGACCCCTAGAATCAAAGCTTGTGTGGCTAATTGTGTCAAAAATTACCGTATCCTCCATGAGACAGCTGCTAAAGTTGAGAAGGCTTTTAATGAAGGGGAGACACTGGCAGCTAAGAGAGATAGATCTGAGAGTCAGGGAGAGCAGGGTCGATCGACTAAGAGGAGTGGATTGCAGTCCTTCACTAGTGGAAGGAGCAGTTTTTCACAGAGTGGTAGTAGCTATCGAGGAGGAGGTAGATTTGGGGGTAGCAGCTCAGCAAACTCTGGCCAAGTTTCAGGTGGACTGAGCACCTATAGCTCACCATCTTTTGGGAGCAACAGAGGATCTAGTAGTGGATCAGGGAGGATTACATGTTTTGGATGTGGTGAGTTGGGCCACTACAGAAATGAGTGCCCAAATGCTACGTGGACTAGTGGGGAGGCTTATGCTCAAACTTCAAGGAGAGGCAACCCAACAGACAACACATTTGGAGCTGGTAGAGGTCGAGGTAGAGGTCATGGATCCAATCTTGGTGGTGGACATGATGCTGTGGTGGATGCTCAAGCTCAGACACACTCTACACAAAGAGTTTTTAACATGACTAGAAACGAAGAACCCTCTTCAACTGATGTCATATCTGGTACTGTTACTATCTTTGATACTTCTGGTTTTGTATTAATAGACCCTGGGTCAACCCATTCATACATAACATCTACATTTACTTTGAATGTGTCTGGGAAGGTAGAGCCTTTAGGTTATGATTTGAGGGTACAAATGCCAACTGGGGATAGTGTAGTAGTTGATAAGGTTGTAAAAGATTGTCCTATAAGGGTGAGTGGGAGAGAATTTCTAGCCAATTTAACTGTTTTAGATTTTAATGAGTTTGATGTGATTTTGGGTATTGGTTGTCACAATATAGGGCAGTAGTAGACTGTTATACTAAAGAGGTAACATTAGGTATCGATGAGGGTAATCGGGTGCTATTTGTGGGGGAAAGGTCAATTATGCCTGCGTGTCTAGTGTCAGCAGTTCAGGCCTTTCGGTGGATTAGAGAGGGAAGTGAAGCCTTTCTGGCACACATTATTGCTACAACAGCTGAAAGTACGAATCTGGGAGACATCCCCGTGGTGAGAGAGTTCCCAGAAGTGTTTTTAGATGATCTTCCGGGATTACCACCTAATAGAGAGGTTGACTTCACCATTGAGACCATACCAGGAGTTCCTCCTATATCCATTGCACCGTACCGAATGGCACCGGTGGAGTTACAGGAATTGAAGAAGCAATTAGAGGAGTTATTGCAGAAAGGGTTTGTGAGACCTAACACTT
The DNA window shown above is from Euphorbia lathyris chromosome 1, ddEupLath1.1, whole genome shotgun sequence and carries:
- the LOC136211145 gene encoding uncharacterized protein: MSSNGNENAGQASSEGSIGQSAPTRLGGNSSLGVPNFAPAMQQFVEAIGTMAAQLQNQFQNVQAHAPLVPSFDRNLEGLRRLGAETFKGTLDPEEAELWLIKVEDVLNSMNCPLESRVRYTVTLLAGDALIWWKAVMRGRDDQAVTWEDFRNLFNDKYCSQEYRDEKQMEFMNLKQNEMSIAEYENRFAALSRYAPLMTEDERCRRFERGLTPRIKACVANCVKNYRILHETAAKVEKAFNEGETLAAKRDRSESQGEQGRSTKRSGLQSFTSGRSSFSQSGSSYRGGGRFGGSSSANSGQVSGGLSTYSSPSFGSNRGSSSGSGRITCFGCGELGHYRNECPNATWTSGEAYAQTSRRGNPTDNTFGAGRGRGRGHGSNLGGGHDAVVDAQAQTHSTQRVFNMTRNEEPSSTDVISGTVTIFDTSGFVLIDPGSTHSYITSTFTLNVSGKVEPLGYDLRVQMPTGDSVVVDKVVKDCPIRVSGREFLANLTVLDFNEFDVILGIGCHNIGQ